The following proteins come from a genomic window of Populus nigra chromosome 6, ddPopNigr1.1, whole genome shotgun sequence:
- the LOC133696252 gene encoding uncharacterized protein LOC133696252, which yields MGKKLDAILGRTFKAYKLKAVASLAISRIAIFKSQRQVRCNQARSDVVQLLEKGHHDRALHRVEYLIKDQNMLDVYVMMEGYCNLMVERLQLIEQERVCPDELKEAISSLLYASSRCGDFPELQEIRTAFTSRYGKEFVASAIELRNNCRVNPKMIQKLSTRQPDLEGRMKVLEEIASENSIILQLGESSSSTTEENLNANKQKQAQTETLTSSAGTKLIDDLQMSPEEIEKDGLSDSVRARKKYRDVADAAQAAFESAANAAEAARAAVELSRSGPHEPDNQNSHNGGRNRSQKGEPIQIESRFKTQEIHQKNEVVKEKARVTELKRLVSTSSLESEETLKVSATSLDAEDPTKQLEKDIVFDESDNESHELHFNSELEGEIPTTEDSNKKISKIIQGDLKVDSRHGYSTARATEGPGIQSSQRLNIEKGPISVRTRRVRGF from the exons ATGGGGAAAAAGCTTGATGCTATTCTGGGAAGGACCTTTAAAGCCTATAAGTTGAAAGCAGTGGCCAGTCTTGCCATCTCTCGCATTGCTATATTCAAGAGCCAACGCCAGGTCAGGTGCAACCAAGCCCGCTCTGATGTGGTTCAGCTTCTTGAAAAAGGACACCATGATCGTGCTCTTCATCGA gtTGAGTATTTGATCAAGGATCAGAATATGTTGGATGTATATGTGATGATGGAAGGATACTGCAATTTAATGGTAGAAAGACTCCAGCTCATTGAACAAGAAAG agTGTGTCCTGATGAATTGAAGGAGGCCATATCAAGCTTGCTTTATGCTTCTTCGAGGTGTGGGGATTTCCCCGAGCTTCAAGAAATTCGTACTGCTTTCACCTCCCGTTATGGCAAGGAATTTGTTGCTAGTGCTATTGAATTGCGAAACAATTGTAGAGTGAACCCGAAG ATGATACAAAAGCTGTCAACCCGGCAGCCAGACTTGGAGGGCAGAATGAAGGTGCTCGAGGAAATTGCTTCAGAAAACAGCATAATTCTGCAACTCGGGGAGAGTTCTTCCAGTACCACTGAG GAAAATTTGAATGCCAACAAGCAAAAACAAGCCCAAACAGAGACATTAACTAGTTCTGCTGGCACTAAACTGATTGACGATTTGCAAATGTCGCCTGAAGAGATAGAAAAAGATGGGCTATCTGATTCAGTGCGTGCAAGAAAAAAGTACAGGGATGTAGCGGATGCAGCCCAGGCAGCTTTTGAGTCAGCTGCCAATGCAGCCGAAGCTGCAAGAGCAGCTGTGGAACTCTCTCGATCTGGTCCTCATGAACCTGATAATCAGAACAGTCACAATGGAGGAAGAAACAGGTCTCAGAAAGGCGAGCCCATACAAATTGAATCTCGATTTAAAACTCAGGAGATCCaccaaaaaaatgaagttgtgaAAGAGAAGGCTCGTGTAACAGAACTCAAGAGGTTGGTGTCTACTTCAAGTCTGGAATCAGAAGAGACTTTGAAGGTAAGTGCAACGTCCTTGGATGCAGAGGACCCAACCAAGCAGTTAGAGAAGGATATAGTTTTCGATGAGAGCGACAATGAAAGTCACGAATTGCATTTCAACAGCGAGCTTGAAGGAGAGATCCCTACAACAGAAGATTCTAATAAGAAAATTTCTAAAATCATTCAAGGTGATCTGAAGGTGGATTCAAGACATGGATATTCCACAGCACGTGCTACAGAAGGACCTGGTATTCAAAGTTCACAGCGCCTAAACATAGAGAAGGGACCGATTTCTGTCAGGACCAGACGAGTGCGAGGATTCTGA
- the LOC133695893 gene encoding uncharacterized protein LOC133695893 isoform X1, translating into MASDSDASRRKHRRSSSDDEAGKSSKRHKHRHHHHRHRHCRSKKHGEDTKQGGEDIVPATLPPPVPVANSNGADNDDVEEGEILEEEGSGGVDVEANELHEEVPDSQNLGFDKSDIGFVNNHPVVDQFDNEVCLRRDSRAELRDELVSKIDSEDLANGNLGREYHKDDKKRHLESRSPSKGSNKPKSNLDITTEGDDSKLRDWRKSSSSESSENRHKRAQSPSRERYHYEIHSRSRSMSRDLVRERSRSRSLIEYNDLLTRKRHHDRVDYDSDGERMSRNSRDLRHGSRDSVRNVDRESSVSYNKSFDGEDRYHNKNSQDRERSKEREQRREKEQERCREREVDRVRRRGMEHERSRESFQRREMEHERSRKSDHRREKDQYVEVDWERRREKELGRSRDRVEEIDRKRQQETDLSKHKNMHGASDRDRDREREREKDRDRYRERDRVRDHDRGNEQERERRNDRDREKSRDKSDSEKLYNINSNSFGQGRDNLKRDEDEQDDFEKRMALKLAEQEEEDLNRIKEESRKRREAILEKYRNQHLQQQNESRSEDADKDKEPLEGPGNSAATGNVAPETLDGRTDGAGVYVAETLFSVGKSPSQNGIHVTSERTSGAAGLGEGSPKSERSDEKYCDDIFGETPVGVRKSGKGEGLPIVRSGLHDNWDDPVGYYSYRFGEVLDGRYEIVAAHGKGVFSTVVRAKDLKAGIDEPEEVAIKIIRNNETMRKAGDTEVSILKKLAGQDPENKRHCVRFLSSFKYRNHLCLVFESLHMNLREVLKKFGRDIGLKLTAVRAYAKQLFIALKHLRNCGVLHSDIKPDNMLVNEAKNVLKLCDFGNAMFSGKNEITPYLVSRFYRAPEIILGLTYDHPMDVWSVGCCLYELYTGKVLFPGSTNNDMLRLHMELKGPFPKKMLKKGAFVDQHFDRDLNFHATEEDPVTKKIMKKIIVNIKAKDIGSIISGSPGEDPKMLANFKDLLEKLFVLDPEKRMTVNQALAHPFITVFGMVEVKTGDMWSAVLFTGGFISVVYWFYFCPCIEASFQCLNA; encoded by the exons ATGGCCAGCGATTCCGATGCCTCTCGTCGCAAGCACCGACGATCTTCCTCCGATGACGAGGCGGGGAAGTCCTCGAAACGCCACAAACATCGCCACCATCACCACCGACATCGCCACTGCCGTAGCAAGAAGCACGGAGAGGATACAAAACAAGGCGGTGAAGACATCGTTCCTGCTACTCTTCCTCCTCCGGTTCCTGTTGCGAATAGTAATGGAGCTGATAATGATGACGTGGAGGAAGGGGAGATCCTTGAGGAGGAAGGTTCTGGTGGCGTCGATGTCGAGGCCAATGAATTGCATGAAGAAGTACCAGATTCTCAAAATCTG GGATTTGACAAGAGTGACATTGGTTTTGTGAATAATCATCCAGTTGTTGATCAGTTTGACAATGAGGTCTGCCTTCGAAGAGATTCTAGGGCTGAGCTTCGAGATGAGCTAGTTTCTAAAATTGACTCAGAGGATCTTGCCAATGGTAATTTAGGTCGTGAATACCATAAAGATGATAAGAAGAGGCACTTGGAATCTAGGTCCCCTTCAAAGGGAAGTAACAAGCCAAAAAGTAACCTGGATATTACAACTGAGGGTGATGATAGCAAATTAAGGGATTGGAGAAAGTCATCATCTTCTGAAAGCAGTGAGAATAGGCATAAGAGGGCACAATCACCTTCGCGTGAAAGGTACCATTATGAGATTCATTCTAGGAGTAGATCAATGTCACGAGATCTAGTTAGGGAAAGATCGCGTTCTCGTAGCCTTATTGAATACAATGATCTTTTGACAAGAAAAAGACACCATGACAGGGTTGATTATGACTCTGATGGTGAAAGAATGTCTCGAAACAGCAGGGATCTTCGACATGGCAGTAGAGATTCAGTGAGAAATGTGGATAGGGAAAGCAGTGTTAGTTACAACAAGTCTTTTGATGGAGAGGATCGGTATCACAACAAGAATTCACAGGATAGAGAGAGGAGCAAGGAGAGGGAACAACGAAGAGAGAAGGAACAAGAGAGATGCAGGGAGAGGGAGGTGGATCGGGTTAGGAGAAGGGGGATGGAACATGAGAGGAGCAGGGAAAGCTTCCAGAGAAGGGAGATGGAACATGAGAGGAGTAGGAAAAGCGACCATAGAAGGGAGAAGGATCAATATGTTGAGGTAGACTGGGAAAGGAGGAGGGAGAAAGAACTGGGGAGGAGTAGGGACAGGGTGGAGGAGATAGATAGAAAAAGACAGCAGGAAACAGATTTgagcaaacacaaaaatatgcaTGGGGCTAGTGACAGAGATAGAGACagggagagagaaagggagaaggaTAGGGATAGGTACAGGGAAAGGGATAGAGTTAGGGACCATGATCGTGGGAATGAACAGGAAAGGGAGAGGCGAAATGACAGGGATAGGGAGAAATCTAGGGATAAGAGTGATTCAGAAAAACTTTATAATATCAACAGCAATTCTTTTGGACAGGGAAGAGACAATCTAAAGAG AGATGAAGATGAACaagatgattttgaaaaaaggaTGGCATTAAAATTAGCTGAACAGGAAGAGGAAGATCTCAATAGAATAAAGGAGGAGAGTAGAAAGCGAAGGGAagccattcttgaaaaatatagaaatcaGCATTTACAGCAGCAGAATGAGTCTCGATCAGAAGATGCAGACAAAG ATAAGGAGCCTTTAGAAGGTCCTGGTAACTCAGCAGCAACCGGCAATGTTGCTCCAGAAACTCTCGATGGTAGGACAGATGGTGCTGGCGTTTATGTTGCCGAGACATTATTTTCTGTTGGGAAATCACCTTCACAAAATGGAATACATGTTACTTCTGAGAGGACTTCAGGTGCTGCAGGGCTTGGAGAAGGTTCTCCGAAG AGTGAGAGATCAGATGAAAAATATTGTGATGATATTTTTGGAGAGACGCCTGTTGGAGTTCGTAAATCA GGTAAAGGAGAAGGTTTGCCAATTGTGAGGAGTGGTCTCCATGACAATTGGGATGATCCTGTAGGGTATTATA GCTACCGATTTGGAGAAGTACTTGATGGTCGATATGAGATTGTTGCTGCTCATGGAAAAGGTGTCTTTTCTACAGTAGTTCGTGCGAAGGATCTGAAGGCTGGCATTGATGAACCTGAAGAAGTGGCTATAAAAATTATACGTAACAATGAAACAat GCGCAAGGCTGGGGATACAGAGGTttcaatattgaagaaattagcAGGTCAAGATCCAGAGAACAAGCGTCATTGCGTTCgttttctttcaagtttcaagtatagaaatcatctttgtttagtttttgaatCTCTTCACATGAACCTGCGTGAGGTCTTAAAAAAGTTTGGTCGAGATATTGGCCTTAAACTAACTGCTGTTAGAGCTTATGCAAAGCAGCTTTTTATTGCTCTGAAGCATCTAAGAAACTGTGGTGTTCTTCACAGTGATATAAAGCCTGATAATATGCTG GTAAATGAGGCAAAAAATGTGCTGAAGCTTTGTGATTTTGGTAATGCGATGTTTTCTGGTAAAAATGAAATTACACCATACCTTGTAAGCCGGTTTTATCGTGCTCCTGAAATAA TTCTTGGTTTGACGTATGATCATCCAATGGATGTGTGGTCTGTTGGTTGCTGCTTGTATGAGCTTTATACTGGAAAAGTTCTATTTCCTGGTTCTACAAACAATGACATGCTACGACTCCACATGGAATTGAAGGGCCCTTTCCCAAAGAAGATGCTTAAGAAG GGTGCATTTGTTGACCAACATTTTGACCGTGATTTGAATTTTCATGCTACAGAGGAAGATCCTGTCACTAAAAAG ATTATGAAAAAGATTATTGTGAACATAAAGGCAAAAGATATTGGATCTATTATTTCGGGTTCTCCTGGTGAGGATCCAAAGATGTTAGCAAACTTTAAAGATCTTCTAGAAAAACTTTTTGTGTTGGATCCTGAGAAGAGGATGACAGTTAATCAAGCACTAGCTCACCCATTCATCACGG TTTTTGGCATGGTTGAAGTCAAAACTGGTGATATGTGGTCAGCAGTACTCTTTACAGGCGGGTTCATTTCAGTGGTGTACTGGTTCTATT TCTGCCCCTGCATTGAGGCATCCTTCCAGTGCTTAAATGCTTAA
- the LOC133695893 gene encoding uncharacterized protein LOC133695893 isoform X2, which yields MASDSDASRRKHRRSSSDDEAGKSSKRHKHRHHHHRHRHCRSKKHGEDTKQGGEDIVPATLPPPVPVANSNGADNDDVEEGEILEEEGSGGVDVEANELHEEVPDSQNLGFDKSDIGFVNNHPVVDQFDNEVCLRRDSRAELRDELVSKIDSEDLANGNLGREYHKDDKKRHLESRSPSKGSNKPKSNLDITTEGDDSKLRDWRKSSSSESSENRHKRAQSPSRERYHYEIHSRSRSMSRDLVRERSRSRSLIEYNDLLTRKRHHDRVDYDSDGERMSRNSRDLRHGSRDSVRNVDRESSVSYNKSFDGEDRYHNKNSQDRERSKEREQRREKEQERCREREVDRVRRRGMEHERSRESFQRREMEHERSRKSDHRREKDQYVEVDWERRREKELGRSRDRVEEIDRKRQQETDLSKHKNMHGASDRDRDREREREKDRDRYRERDRVRDHDRGNEQERERRNDRDREKSRDKSDSEKLYNINSNSFGQGRDNLKRDEDEQDDFEKRMALKLAEQEEEDLNRIKEESRKRREAILEKYRNQHLQQQNESRSEDADKDKEPLEGPGNSAATGNVAPETLDGRTDGAGVYVAETLFSVGKSPSQNGIHVTSERTSGAAGLGEGSPKSERSDEKYCDDIFGETPVGVRKSGKGEGLPIVRSGLHDNWDDPVGYYSYRFGEVLDGRYEIVAAHGKGVFSTVVRAKDLKAGIDEPEEVAIKIIRNNETMRKAGDTEVSILKKLAGQDPENKRHCVRFLSSFKYRNHLCLVFESLHMNLREVLKKFGRDIGLKLTAVRAYAKQLFIALKHLRNCGVLHSDIKPDNMLVNEAKNVLKLCDFGNAMFSGKNEITPYLVSRFYRAPEIILGLTYDHPMDVWSVGCCLYELYTGKVLFPGSTNNDMLRLHMELKGPFPKKMLKKGAFVDQHFDRDLNFHATEEDPVTKKIMKKIIVNIKAKDIGSIISGSPGEDPKMLANFKDLLEKLFVLDPEKRMTVNQALAHPFITVFGMVEVKTGDMWSAVLFTGGFISVVYWFYCKTTCQRRFFLL from the exons ATGGCCAGCGATTCCGATGCCTCTCGTCGCAAGCACCGACGATCTTCCTCCGATGACGAGGCGGGGAAGTCCTCGAAACGCCACAAACATCGCCACCATCACCACCGACATCGCCACTGCCGTAGCAAGAAGCACGGAGAGGATACAAAACAAGGCGGTGAAGACATCGTTCCTGCTACTCTTCCTCCTCCGGTTCCTGTTGCGAATAGTAATGGAGCTGATAATGATGACGTGGAGGAAGGGGAGATCCTTGAGGAGGAAGGTTCTGGTGGCGTCGATGTCGAGGCCAATGAATTGCATGAAGAAGTACCAGATTCTCAAAATCTG GGATTTGACAAGAGTGACATTGGTTTTGTGAATAATCATCCAGTTGTTGATCAGTTTGACAATGAGGTCTGCCTTCGAAGAGATTCTAGGGCTGAGCTTCGAGATGAGCTAGTTTCTAAAATTGACTCAGAGGATCTTGCCAATGGTAATTTAGGTCGTGAATACCATAAAGATGATAAGAAGAGGCACTTGGAATCTAGGTCCCCTTCAAAGGGAAGTAACAAGCCAAAAAGTAACCTGGATATTACAACTGAGGGTGATGATAGCAAATTAAGGGATTGGAGAAAGTCATCATCTTCTGAAAGCAGTGAGAATAGGCATAAGAGGGCACAATCACCTTCGCGTGAAAGGTACCATTATGAGATTCATTCTAGGAGTAGATCAATGTCACGAGATCTAGTTAGGGAAAGATCGCGTTCTCGTAGCCTTATTGAATACAATGATCTTTTGACAAGAAAAAGACACCATGACAGGGTTGATTATGACTCTGATGGTGAAAGAATGTCTCGAAACAGCAGGGATCTTCGACATGGCAGTAGAGATTCAGTGAGAAATGTGGATAGGGAAAGCAGTGTTAGTTACAACAAGTCTTTTGATGGAGAGGATCGGTATCACAACAAGAATTCACAGGATAGAGAGAGGAGCAAGGAGAGGGAACAACGAAGAGAGAAGGAACAAGAGAGATGCAGGGAGAGGGAGGTGGATCGGGTTAGGAGAAGGGGGATGGAACATGAGAGGAGCAGGGAAAGCTTCCAGAGAAGGGAGATGGAACATGAGAGGAGTAGGAAAAGCGACCATAGAAGGGAGAAGGATCAATATGTTGAGGTAGACTGGGAAAGGAGGAGGGAGAAAGAACTGGGGAGGAGTAGGGACAGGGTGGAGGAGATAGATAGAAAAAGACAGCAGGAAACAGATTTgagcaaacacaaaaatatgcaTGGGGCTAGTGACAGAGATAGAGACagggagagagaaagggagaaggaTAGGGATAGGTACAGGGAAAGGGATAGAGTTAGGGACCATGATCGTGGGAATGAACAGGAAAGGGAGAGGCGAAATGACAGGGATAGGGAGAAATCTAGGGATAAGAGTGATTCAGAAAAACTTTATAATATCAACAGCAATTCTTTTGGACAGGGAAGAGACAATCTAAAGAG AGATGAAGATGAACaagatgattttgaaaaaaggaTGGCATTAAAATTAGCTGAACAGGAAGAGGAAGATCTCAATAGAATAAAGGAGGAGAGTAGAAAGCGAAGGGAagccattcttgaaaaatatagaaatcaGCATTTACAGCAGCAGAATGAGTCTCGATCAGAAGATGCAGACAAAG ATAAGGAGCCTTTAGAAGGTCCTGGTAACTCAGCAGCAACCGGCAATGTTGCTCCAGAAACTCTCGATGGTAGGACAGATGGTGCTGGCGTTTATGTTGCCGAGACATTATTTTCTGTTGGGAAATCACCTTCACAAAATGGAATACATGTTACTTCTGAGAGGACTTCAGGTGCTGCAGGGCTTGGAGAAGGTTCTCCGAAG AGTGAGAGATCAGATGAAAAATATTGTGATGATATTTTTGGAGAGACGCCTGTTGGAGTTCGTAAATCA GGTAAAGGAGAAGGTTTGCCAATTGTGAGGAGTGGTCTCCATGACAATTGGGATGATCCTGTAGGGTATTATA GCTACCGATTTGGAGAAGTACTTGATGGTCGATATGAGATTGTTGCTGCTCATGGAAAAGGTGTCTTTTCTACAGTAGTTCGTGCGAAGGATCTGAAGGCTGGCATTGATGAACCTGAAGAAGTGGCTATAAAAATTATACGTAACAATGAAACAat GCGCAAGGCTGGGGATACAGAGGTttcaatattgaagaaattagcAGGTCAAGATCCAGAGAACAAGCGTCATTGCGTTCgttttctttcaagtttcaagtatagaaatcatctttgtttagtttttgaatCTCTTCACATGAACCTGCGTGAGGTCTTAAAAAAGTTTGGTCGAGATATTGGCCTTAAACTAACTGCTGTTAGAGCTTATGCAAAGCAGCTTTTTATTGCTCTGAAGCATCTAAGAAACTGTGGTGTTCTTCACAGTGATATAAAGCCTGATAATATGCTG GTAAATGAGGCAAAAAATGTGCTGAAGCTTTGTGATTTTGGTAATGCGATGTTTTCTGGTAAAAATGAAATTACACCATACCTTGTAAGCCGGTTTTATCGTGCTCCTGAAATAA TTCTTGGTTTGACGTATGATCATCCAATGGATGTGTGGTCTGTTGGTTGCTGCTTGTATGAGCTTTATACTGGAAAAGTTCTATTTCCTGGTTCTACAAACAATGACATGCTACGACTCCACATGGAATTGAAGGGCCCTTTCCCAAAGAAGATGCTTAAGAAG GGTGCATTTGTTGACCAACATTTTGACCGTGATTTGAATTTTCATGCTACAGAGGAAGATCCTGTCACTAAAAAG ATTATGAAAAAGATTATTGTGAACATAAAGGCAAAAGATATTGGATCTATTATTTCGGGTTCTCCTGGTGAGGATCCAAAGATGTTAGCAAACTTTAAAGATCTTCTAGAAAAACTTTTTGTGTTGGATCCTGAGAAGAGGATGACAGTTAATCAAGCACTAGCTCACCCATTCATCACGG TTTTTGGCATGGTTGAAGTCAAAACTGGTGATATGTGGTCAGCAGTACTCTTTACAGGCGGGTTCATTTCAGTGGTGTACTGGTTCTATTGTAAGACAACTTGCCAAAGGCGTTTTTTCCTCTTGTAA
- the LOC133695893 gene encoding uncharacterized protein LOC133695893 isoform X3, which translates to MASDSDASRRKHRRSSSDDEAGKSSKRHKHRHHHHRHRHCRSKKHGEDTKQGGEDIVPATLPPPVPVANSNGADNDDVEEGEILEEEGSGGVDVEANELHEEVPDSQNLGFDKSDIGFVNNHPVVDQFDNEVCLRRDSRAELRDELVSKIDSEDLANGNLGREYHKDDKKRHLESRSPSKGSNKPKSNLDITTEGDDSKLRDWRKSSSSESSENRHKRAQSPSRERYHYEIHSRSRSMSRDLVRERSRSRSLIEYNDLLTRKRHHDRVDYDSDGERMSRNSRDLRHGSRDSVRNVDRESSVSYNKSFDGEDRYHNKNSQDRERSKEREQRREKEQERCREREVDRVRRRGMEHERSRESFQRREMEHERSRKSDHRREKDQYVEVDWERRREKELGRSRDRVEEIDRKRQQETDLSKHKNMHGASDRDRDREREREKDRDRYRERDRVRDHDRGNEQERERRNDRDREKSRDKSDSEKLYNINSNSFGQGRDNLKRDEDEQDDFEKRMALKLAEQEEEDLNRIKEESRKRREAILEKYRNQHLQQQNESRSEDADKDKEPLEGPGNSAATGNVAPETLDGRTDGAGVYVAETLFSVGKSPSQNGIHVTSERTSGAAGLGEGSPKSERSDEKYCDDIFGETPVGVRKSGKGEGLPIVRSGLHDNWDDPVGYYSYRFGEVLDGRYEIVAAHGKGVFSTVVRAKDLKAGIDEPEEVAIKIIRNNETMRKAGDTEVSILKKLAGQDPENKRHCVRFLSSFKYRNHLCLVFESLHMNLREVLKKFGRDIGLKLTAVRAYAKQLFIALKHLRNCGVLHSDIKPDNMLVNEAKNVLKLCDFGNAMFSGKNEITPYLVSRFYRAPEIILGLTYDHPMDVWSVGCCLYELYTGKVLFPGSTNNDMLRLHMELKGPFPKKMLKKGAFVDQHFDRDLNFHATEEDPVTKKIMKKIIVNIKAKDIGSIISGSPGEDPKMLANFKDLLEKLFVLDPEKRMTVNQALAHPFITGK; encoded by the exons ATGGCCAGCGATTCCGATGCCTCTCGTCGCAAGCACCGACGATCTTCCTCCGATGACGAGGCGGGGAAGTCCTCGAAACGCCACAAACATCGCCACCATCACCACCGACATCGCCACTGCCGTAGCAAGAAGCACGGAGAGGATACAAAACAAGGCGGTGAAGACATCGTTCCTGCTACTCTTCCTCCTCCGGTTCCTGTTGCGAATAGTAATGGAGCTGATAATGATGACGTGGAGGAAGGGGAGATCCTTGAGGAGGAAGGTTCTGGTGGCGTCGATGTCGAGGCCAATGAATTGCATGAAGAAGTACCAGATTCTCAAAATCTG GGATTTGACAAGAGTGACATTGGTTTTGTGAATAATCATCCAGTTGTTGATCAGTTTGACAATGAGGTCTGCCTTCGAAGAGATTCTAGGGCTGAGCTTCGAGATGAGCTAGTTTCTAAAATTGACTCAGAGGATCTTGCCAATGGTAATTTAGGTCGTGAATACCATAAAGATGATAAGAAGAGGCACTTGGAATCTAGGTCCCCTTCAAAGGGAAGTAACAAGCCAAAAAGTAACCTGGATATTACAACTGAGGGTGATGATAGCAAATTAAGGGATTGGAGAAAGTCATCATCTTCTGAAAGCAGTGAGAATAGGCATAAGAGGGCACAATCACCTTCGCGTGAAAGGTACCATTATGAGATTCATTCTAGGAGTAGATCAATGTCACGAGATCTAGTTAGGGAAAGATCGCGTTCTCGTAGCCTTATTGAATACAATGATCTTTTGACAAGAAAAAGACACCATGACAGGGTTGATTATGACTCTGATGGTGAAAGAATGTCTCGAAACAGCAGGGATCTTCGACATGGCAGTAGAGATTCAGTGAGAAATGTGGATAGGGAAAGCAGTGTTAGTTACAACAAGTCTTTTGATGGAGAGGATCGGTATCACAACAAGAATTCACAGGATAGAGAGAGGAGCAAGGAGAGGGAACAACGAAGAGAGAAGGAACAAGAGAGATGCAGGGAGAGGGAGGTGGATCGGGTTAGGAGAAGGGGGATGGAACATGAGAGGAGCAGGGAAAGCTTCCAGAGAAGGGAGATGGAACATGAGAGGAGTAGGAAAAGCGACCATAGAAGGGAGAAGGATCAATATGTTGAGGTAGACTGGGAAAGGAGGAGGGAGAAAGAACTGGGGAGGAGTAGGGACAGGGTGGAGGAGATAGATAGAAAAAGACAGCAGGAAACAGATTTgagcaaacacaaaaatatgcaTGGGGCTAGTGACAGAGATAGAGACagggagagagaaagggagaaggaTAGGGATAGGTACAGGGAAAGGGATAGAGTTAGGGACCATGATCGTGGGAATGAACAGGAAAGGGAGAGGCGAAATGACAGGGATAGGGAGAAATCTAGGGATAAGAGTGATTCAGAAAAACTTTATAATATCAACAGCAATTCTTTTGGACAGGGAAGAGACAATCTAAAGAG AGATGAAGATGAACaagatgattttgaaaaaaggaTGGCATTAAAATTAGCTGAACAGGAAGAGGAAGATCTCAATAGAATAAAGGAGGAGAGTAGAAAGCGAAGGGAagccattcttgaaaaatatagaaatcaGCATTTACAGCAGCAGAATGAGTCTCGATCAGAAGATGCAGACAAAG ATAAGGAGCCTTTAGAAGGTCCTGGTAACTCAGCAGCAACCGGCAATGTTGCTCCAGAAACTCTCGATGGTAGGACAGATGGTGCTGGCGTTTATGTTGCCGAGACATTATTTTCTGTTGGGAAATCACCTTCACAAAATGGAATACATGTTACTTCTGAGAGGACTTCAGGTGCTGCAGGGCTTGGAGAAGGTTCTCCGAAG AGTGAGAGATCAGATGAAAAATATTGTGATGATATTTTTGGAGAGACGCCTGTTGGAGTTCGTAAATCA GGTAAAGGAGAAGGTTTGCCAATTGTGAGGAGTGGTCTCCATGACAATTGGGATGATCCTGTAGGGTATTATA GCTACCGATTTGGAGAAGTACTTGATGGTCGATATGAGATTGTTGCTGCTCATGGAAAAGGTGTCTTTTCTACAGTAGTTCGTGCGAAGGATCTGAAGGCTGGCATTGATGAACCTGAAGAAGTGGCTATAAAAATTATACGTAACAATGAAACAat GCGCAAGGCTGGGGATACAGAGGTttcaatattgaagaaattagcAGGTCAAGATCCAGAGAACAAGCGTCATTGCGTTCgttttctttcaagtttcaagtatagaaatcatctttgtttagtttttgaatCTCTTCACATGAACCTGCGTGAGGTCTTAAAAAAGTTTGGTCGAGATATTGGCCTTAAACTAACTGCTGTTAGAGCTTATGCAAAGCAGCTTTTTATTGCTCTGAAGCATCTAAGAAACTGTGGTGTTCTTCACAGTGATATAAAGCCTGATAATATGCTG GTAAATGAGGCAAAAAATGTGCTGAAGCTTTGTGATTTTGGTAATGCGATGTTTTCTGGTAAAAATGAAATTACACCATACCTTGTAAGCCGGTTTTATCGTGCTCCTGAAATAA TTCTTGGTTTGACGTATGATCATCCAATGGATGTGTGGTCTGTTGGTTGCTGCTTGTATGAGCTTTATACTGGAAAAGTTCTATTTCCTGGTTCTACAAACAATGACATGCTACGACTCCACATGGAATTGAAGGGCCCTTTCCCAAAGAAGATGCTTAAGAAG GGTGCATTTGTTGACCAACATTTTGACCGTGATTTGAATTTTCATGCTACAGAGGAAGATCCTGTCACTAAAAAG ATTATGAAAAAGATTATTGTGAACATAAAGGCAAAAGATATTGGATCTATTATTTCGGGTTCTCCTGGTGAGGATCCAAAGATGTTAGCAAACTTTAAAGATCTTCTAGAAAAACTTTTTGTGTTGGATCCTGAGAAGAGGATGACAGTTAATCAAGCACTAGCTCACCCATTCATCACGGGCAAGTGA